One window from the genome of Grus americana isolate bGruAme1 chromosome 14, bGruAme1.mat, whole genome shotgun sequence encodes:
- the NIPAL4 gene encoding magnesium transporter NIPA4 isoform X1, translating into MEPLEANTSCSNGSLVTLSCLSHRVVCRVIGDVDPADSVQDNGTLDNFWVTQLESSYGFYIGLGLAVFSSFLIGSSVILKKKGLLRLVEKGGTRAGDGGHGYLKDWLWWAGLLTMGGGEAANFAAYAFAPATIVTPLGALSVLISAILSSYLLGERLNLLGKLGCMLSLVGSTVMVIHAPEDEEVTTLDEMSSKLKEPGFLAYAAILLAVCFLLIFYLSPRYGQSNILIYLTICSIIGAFSVSSVKGLGIAIKGFFAGRPVLQHPLTWILVIILVASITTQINYLNKSLDIFNTSLVFPIYYVLFTTIVITTSIILFKEWVSMTVVDIIGTVCGFLTIILGVFLLHAFKDMDVSLGNLPQVLQSGQQAPVTRDDKNILIEVDNASITPEDKPKVLTIYT; encoded by the exons ATGGAGCCGCTGGAGGCGAACACCAGCTGCAGCAACG GGTCTCTGGTCACCCTTTCATGCCTTTCCCATCGGGTCGTGTGCCGGGTGATCGGCGATGTTGACCCAGCTGACTCTGTCCAGGACAATGGGACTTTGGATAACTTCTGGGTAACACAGCTGGAAAGCAGTTATGGATTCTACATTGGCCTGGGCTTGGCTGTCTTCTCCAGCTTCCTCATCGGAAGCAGCGTCATCCTCAAGAAGAAGGGGCTGCTACGGCTGGTGGAGAAGGGAGGCACGAGGGCAG GAGACGGCGGCCATGGCTACCTAAAGGACTGGCTCTGGTGGGCTGGCTTGTTAACAA TGGGTGGAGGGGAAGCTGCCAACTTCGCTGCCTATGCCTTTGCTCCTGCAACTATTGTCACGCCTCTGGGGGCTCTGAGCGTGCTCATAAG TGCCATCCTGTCTTCATATTTGCTTGGAGAACGGCTCAACCTGCTGGGAAAGCTGGGCTGCATGCTGAGCCTCGTGGGCAGCACTGTGATGGTGATACATGCCCCAGAGGATGAGGAGGTCACCACTTTGGATGAAATGTCTTCTAAGCTGAAAGAGCCAG gTTTCCTCGCTTATGCTGCGATCCTCTTGGCTGTCTGCTTCCTCTTGATCTTCTACCTCTCACCCCGCTATGGCCAGAGCAACATCCTCATCTACCTCACCATCTGCTCCATTATCGGTGCCTTCTCCGTGTCGTCAGTCAAGGGCCTGGGCATTGCCATCAAGGGCTTCTTTGCTGGCCGgcctgtgctgcagcacccGTTGACGTGGATCCTAGTCATCATACTGGTGGCATCCATCACTACACAAATTAACTACCTCAATAAgtctctagacattttcaacaCCTCTTTGGTGTTTCCCATCTACTATGTGCTGTTCACCACCATTGTCATCACAACTTCCATCATCCTCTTCAAGGAGTGGGTCTCCATGACTGTAGTGGACATCATTGGGACAGTTTGTGGCTTTCTCACCATcattttgggggtgtttttacTCCATGCCTTCAAAGACATGGACGTCAGTTTAGGGAATCTACCACAGGTTCTCCAGAGTGGACAGCAAGCGCCAGTCACCCGGGACGACAAGAACATCCTCATAGAGGTGGACAACGCCAGCATCACCCCAGAGGATAAGCCCAAAGTACTCACGATCTACACCTAA
- the NIPAL4 gene encoding magnesium transporter NIPA4 isoform X2: MEPLEANTSCSNGSLVTLSCLSHRVVCRVIGDVDPADSVQDNGTLDNFWVTQLESSYGFYIGLGLAVFSSFLIGSSVILKKKGLLRLVEKGGTRAGDGGHGYLKDWLWWAGLLTMGGGEAANFAAYAFAPATIVTPLGALSVLISAILSSYLLGERLNLLGKLGCMLSLVGSTVMVIHAPEDEEVTTLDEMSSKLKEPGFLAYAAILLAVCFLLIFYLSPRYGQSNILIYLTICSIIGAFSVSSVKGLGIAIKGFFAGRPVLQHPLTWILVIILVASITTQINYLNKSLDIFNTSLVFPIYYVLFTTIVITTSIILFKEWVSMTVVDIIGTVCGFLTIILGVFLLHAFKDMDVSLGNLPQVLQSGQQAPVTRDDKNILIEVDNASITPEDKPKMLA; this comes from the exons ATGGAGCCGCTGGAGGCGAACACCAGCTGCAGCAACG GGTCTCTGGTCACCCTTTCATGCCTTTCCCATCGGGTCGTGTGCCGGGTGATCGGCGATGTTGACCCAGCTGACTCTGTCCAGGACAATGGGACTTTGGATAACTTCTGGGTAACACAGCTGGAAAGCAGTTATGGATTCTACATTGGCCTGGGCTTGGCTGTCTTCTCCAGCTTCCTCATCGGAAGCAGCGTCATCCTCAAGAAGAAGGGGCTGCTACGGCTGGTGGAGAAGGGAGGCACGAGGGCAG GAGACGGCGGCCATGGCTACCTAAAGGACTGGCTCTGGTGGGCTGGCTTGTTAACAA TGGGTGGAGGGGAAGCTGCCAACTTCGCTGCCTATGCCTTTGCTCCTGCAACTATTGTCACGCCTCTGGGGGCTCTGAGCGTGCTCATAAG TGCCATCCTGTCTTCATATTTGCTTGGAGAACGGCTCAACCTGCTGGGAAAGCTGGGCTGCATGCTGAGCCTCGTGGGCAGCACTGTGATGGTGATACATGCCCCAGAGGATGAGGAGGTCACCACTTTGGATGAAATGTCTTCTAAGCTGAAAGAGCCAG gTTTCCTCGCTTATGCTGCGATCCTCTTGGCTGTCTGCTTCCTCTTGATCTTCTACCTCTCACCCCGCTATGGCCAGAGCAACATCCTCATCTACCTCACCATCTGCTCCATTATCGGTGCCTTCTCCGTGTCGTCAGTCAAGGGCCTGGGCATTGCCATCAAGGGCTTCTTTGCTGGCCGgcctgtgctgcagcacccGTTGACGTGGATCCTAGTCATCATACTGGTGGCATCCATCACTACACAAATTAACTACCTCAATAAgtctctagacattttcaacaCCTCTTTGGTGTTTCCCATCTACTATGTGCTGTTCACCACCATTGTCATCACAACTTCCATCATCCTCTTCAAGGAGTGGGTCTCCATGACTGTAGTGGACATCATTGGGACAGTTTGTGGCTTTCTCACCATcattttgggggtgtttttacTCCATGCCTTCAAAGACATGGACGTCAGTTTAGGGAATCTACCACAGGTTCTCCAGAGTGGACAGCAAGCGCCAGTCACCCGGGACGACAAGAACATCCTCATAGAGGTGGACAACGCCAGCATCACCCCAGAGGATAAGCCCAAA atGCTTGCATGA